The Deinococcus koreensis genome window below encodes:
- the gatA gene encoding Asp-tRNA(Asn)/Glu-tRNA(Gln) amidotransferase subunit GatA, with translation MAALPTASHLVRAVMARETTPQALLEESLARAQAHRGLNALISLNAHAAEQAAQVQRRVEAGELLPLAGLPVVVKDNINVEGTHTTCGSRILEGYVSPYTATAAQRLQDAGAVIVGKANMDEFAMGSSTENSASGPTLNPWADTRVPGGSSGGSAAAVAAEITAVALGSDTGGSVRQPAALCGVYGLKPTYGRVSRFGLVAYASSLDQIGPLARSADDLALVMNVIAGHDPRDATSLQAPPQFRAGTPDDLRGLRVGVIRESLEGNTSGVESSLDATLDALRGAGATIHEVSIPELRHAIAAYYLIAMPEASSNLARFDGMVYGHREAGSDLTQAMTLTRERGFGREVQRRIMIGTYALSSGYYDAYYSKAMKVRRLLADRFTAAFGEVDVLVTPTSPFPAFRRGEKTSDPLAMYAADVDTVAINLAGVPALSVPAGFEVVEGRRLPVGVQFIAPALQDELLVRIAGGLEGIGAVRVEPVDPA, from the coding sequence ATGGCCGCCCTGCCCACCGCTTCCCACCTTGTCCGCGCCGTGATGGCGCGCGAAACCACTCCACAGGCCCTGCTGGAGGAGAGTCTGGCCCGCGCGCAGGCGCACCGGGGACTCAACGCCCTGATCAGCCTCAACGCGCACGCCGCCGAGCAGGCCGCCCAGGTGCAGCGGCGGGTCGAGGCGGGCGAACTCCTGCCGCTGGCCGGGCTGCCGGTCGTGGTCAAGGACAACATCAACGTGGAGGGCACCCACACCACCTGTGGCAGCCGCATCCTGGAGGGCTATGTCAGCCCCTACACCGCGACAGCCGCCCAGCGCCTGCAGGACGCGGGCGCGGTGATCGTGGGCAAGGCCAACATGGACGAGTTCGCCATGGGCTCCAGCACCGAGAACAGCGCCTCCGGCCCCACCCTGAATCCCTGGGCCGACACCCGTGTGCCCGGCGGCAGCAGTGGGGGCAGCGCCGCCGCCGTCGCGGCCGAAATCACGGCCGTGGCGCTGGGCAGCGATACCGGCGGCAGTGTCCGGCAGCCGGCCGCGCTGTGCGGGGTCTACGGCCTGAAGCCGACCTACGGCCGGGTCAGCCGCTTCGGTCTGGTCGCCTACGCCAGCAGCCTGGATCAGATCGGCCCGCTGGCCCGCAGCGCCGATGATCTGGCGCTGGTCATGAACGTGATCGCCGGCCACGATCCGCGCGACGCCACCAGCCTGCAGGCCCCCCCGCAGTTCCGCGCGGGCACCCCGGACGACCTGCGGGGCCTGAGGGTCGGCGTGATCCGCGAGAGCCTGGAAGGCAACACCAGCGGGGTCGAGTCGAGCCTGGACGCCACCCTGGACGCCCTGCGCGGGGCCGGGGCCACCATCCACGAGGTCAGCATCCCGGAACTGCGCCACGCCATCGCGGCGTACTACCTGATCGCCATGCCCGAGGCGAGCAGCAACCTCGCGCGCTTCGACGGCATGGTGTATGGCCACCGGGAGGCCGGCAGCGACCTCACGCAGGCGATGACCCTGACCCGGGAGCGGGGCTTCGGCCGCGAGGTGCAGCGCCGCATCATGATCGGCACCTACGCCCTGAGCAGCGGCTACTACGACGCCTACTACAGCAAGGCCATGAAGGTGCGGCGCCTGCTGGCCGACCGGTTCACGGCGGCCTTCGGGGAGGTGGATGTGCTGGTCACGCCGACCAGCCCGTTTCCCGCCTTCCGGCGCGGCGAGAAGACCAGCGACCCGCTCGCCATGTACGCCGCCGACGTGGATACCGTGGCGATCAACCTCGCCGGCGTGCCGGCCCTCTCGGTGCCCGCCGGTTTCGAGGTGGTGGAGGGGCGCCGCCTGCCGGTCGGTGTCCAGTTCATCGCCCCGGCCCTGCAGGACGAACTGCTCGTGCGGATTGCCGGGGGCCTGGAAGGTATCGGCGCCGTGCGTGTGGAGCCGGTCGATCCGGCCTGA
- a CDS encoding diguanylate cyclase, protein MNDSFLGTAMPGTGVPDVVMPVSPSSLPAHRSEEALAPYASVCAELAAEGRNEELIDAAQLYAERARAAGQDAQEVEALSMLATAAQHCGQFSVAVNAQQREVELRARDGDRVGQGLCLNNIGMLWSYLGAHADALAALYQCQKLCDQYTEIPDDLRAACNVNIGRIFLTMAQPAQALTFLEPGLEQARRSGDIETELGAMGMSGLAHKDLGEFEQAQAILTEAIDLAREHDLTHHLIDLYDNVGLVHLDQGALNEAQEMFGQSRYWATESHDVQGRVNALLSLGRLEFKRGNAEAAGQHLQEGLELATAHELQASKLSILEGLFTGLEALGRPAEAYPHLRAFRDLERELFSEESERKTQSLTVRFEAERARRETEMYRQLNDASQLARLQAEETVRLRTAELEAVQIEIVNRLGMAAEYRDDKTGQHTRRVGELSASLGQAMGLPQEEIELLRWAARLHDIGKIGVGDDILLKTGRYSAEEYERMKLHTVIGAKVLEGSKSRLLRVAEEIAMTHHERWDGTGYPRGLRGEGIPISGRIVAVADVFDALITERPYKDAWPVQAALDEMQRQAGTQFDPTIVGQLLELITGGQAASGPTTLFGTVAVDMPARLPVPASPANLEVQELIERAWELRQSDLKTGQELAARAIELARQGADERTLGMAHRTAGYYRLHAGAYEEALSHLSQGLDIGVRLDDPGLQADCANYIAAVYNSLQDYAKATDQLALVLRLAREHRDHLREAHCLHNLASISYKNRDLAQAQQFVEQSLELYRNLGVVPGQDHALNTLATIAFDRGQIELAAQSAQTAVEFAQITGNMSVMNLSLALSGKAAAHLGDIEGGKALLLQAIEQAREEDLHVNAAWNHYELGQLLHSHQETAEARTYYERALMASQQWSMRDLELQAYQQLSELAAQEGRHEEAFNLYRQHHDLEREIHDQTAAMKTRSMMTQLEVERAKSEAQIYRLKTIELASANEALERVNAEKSSLVNMLEEQSKLLERQLSEDGLTGLYNRRHIEGLLQHEFMEARVTRRPVSVAMADIDHFKQINDQFSHLVGDQVLRMVAQLFQSAVRNMDSIGRYGGEEFLFVFPNTLLPQAQNVCERVQDLVRAYDWSQIHPRLSVTLSIGVACEPTVANHEKLISVADEQLYRAKDQGRNQICAGGPGERNRAIT, encoded by the coding sequence ATGAATGATTCCTTCCTGGGCACCGCTATGCCGGGCACGGGTGTCCCGGACGTGGTGATGCCGGTCTCCCCCTCCTCCCTGCCCGCCCACCGGAGCGAGGAGGCGCTGGCTCCCTACGCCTCGGTGTGCGCCGAGCTGGCGGCCGAGGGGCGCAACGAGGAACTGATCGACGCGGCGCAGCTCTACGCCGAACGTGCCCGCGCGGCCGGTCAGGACGCGCAGGAGGTCGAGGCCCTCTCGATGCTGGCGACCGCCGCGCAGCACTGCGGCCAGTTCAGCGTGGCCGTCAACGCCCAGCAGCGCGAGGTGGAACTGCGCGCCCGCGACGGCGACCGCGTGGGGCAGGGCCTGTGTCTGAATAACATCGGCATGCTGTGGTCGTATCTGGGCGCCCACGCCGACGCGCTGGCCGCGCTGTACCAGTGCCAGAAGCTGTGCGACCAGTACACCGAGATTCCCGACGACCTGCGCGCCGCGTGCAACGTCAACATCGGCCGGATCTTCCTCACCATGGCGCAGCCCGCGCAGGCGCTGACCTTCCTGGAGCCGGGGCTGGAGCAGGCCCGGCGCAGCGGCGACATCGAGACCGAACTGGGCGCCATGGGCATGAGCGGCCTGGCCCACAAGGATCTGGGCGAGTTCGAGCAGGCCCAGGCCATCCTCACCGAGGCCATCGACCTGGCCCGCGAGCACGACCTGACCCACCACCTCATCGACCTGTACGACAACGTCGGCCTGGTGCATCTGGATCAGGGGGCGCTGAACGAGGCGCAGGAGATGTTCGGGCAGTCGCGCTACTGGGCCACCGAGAGCCACGACGTGCAGGGCCGCGTGAACGCCCTGCTCAGCCTGGGCCGGCTGGAGTTCAAGCGCGGCAATGCCGAGGCCGCTGGCCAGCACCTGCAGGAGGGCCTGGAACTCGCCACGGCCCATGAACTGCAGGCCTCCAAACTCTCCATCCTGGAGGGCCTGTTCACGGGCCTGGAGGCGCTGGGGCGCCCGGCCGAGGCCTACCCCCACCTGCGCGCCTTTCGCGACCTGGAGCGCGAACTGTTCAGCGAGGAGAGCGAGCGCAAGACCCAGTCGCTGACCGTGCGCTTCGAGGCCGAGCGGGCGCGGCGCGAGACCGAGATGTACCGCCAGCTCAACGACGCCTCGCAGCTGGCCCGCCTGCAGGCCGAGGAGACCGTGCGCCTGCGTACCGCCGAGCTGGAAGCGGTGCAGATCGAGATCGTCAACCGGCTGGGGATGGCGGCCGAGTACCGCGACGACAAGACCGGGCAGCACACCCGGCGGGTCGGGGAACTCAGCGCCTCGCTGGGTCAGGCCATGGGGCTGCCCCAGGAGGAGATCGAGCTGCTGCGCTGGGCCGCCCGGCTGCACGACATCGGCAAGATCGGGGTCGGCGACGACATCCTGCTCAAGACCGGGCGCTACTCCGCCGAGGAATACGAGCGCATGAAGCTGCACACGGTGATCGGTGCCAAGGTGCTGGAGGGCAGCAAGTCGCGGCTGCTGCGGGTCGCCGAGGAAATCGCCATGACCCACCACGAGCGCTGGGACGGCACCGGCTACCCGCGCGGGCTGAGGGGCGAGGGGATTCCCATCAGCGGCCGGATCGTGGCCGTGGCCGACGTCTTCGACGCCCTGATCACCGAGCGGCCCTATAAGGACGCCTGGCCGGTGCAGGCCGCCCTGGACGAGATGCAGCGGCAGGCGGGCACCCAGTTCGACCCGACCATCGTGGGACAGCTGCTGGAACTGATCACGGGCGGGCAGGCCGCTTCGGGGCCGACCACCCTGTTCGGCACGGTGGCGGTGGACATGCCGGCGCGCCTGCCGGTGCCCGCCAGCCCGGCCAACCTGGAAGTGCAGGAACTGATCGAGAGGGCCTGGGAACTGCGTCAGAGCGACCTGAAAACCGGGCAGGAGCTGGCCGCCCGCGCCATCGAACTGGCCCGCCAGGGCGCCGACGAACGCACCCTGGGGATGGCCCACCGCACCGCCGGCTACTACCGCCTCCATGCCGGCGCCTACGAGGAGGCGCTCAGCCACCTGTCGCAGGGGCTGGACATCGGCGTGCGCCTGGACGACCCCGGACTGCAGGCCGACTGCGCCAACTACATCGCCGCCGTGTACAACAGCCTGCAGGACTACGCCAAGGCGACCGATCAGCTGGCGCTGGTGCTGCGCCTGGCCCGCGAACACCGCGACCATCTGCGCGAAGCCCACTGCCTGCACAACCTCGCCAGCATCAGCTACAAGAACCGCGATCTGGCGCAGGCCCAGCAGTTCGTGGAACAGAGCCTGGAGCTGTACCGCAACCTGGGCGTGGTGCCGGGGCAGGATCACGCCCTGAACACGCTCGCCACCATCGCCTTCGACCGGGGACAGATCGAGCTGGCGGCCCAGTCGGCCCAGACCGCCGTGGAATTCGCGCAGATCACGGGCAACATGTCGGTCATGAACCTCAGCCTGGCGCTGTCCGGCAAGGCGGCCGCGCACCTGGGCGATATCGAGGGCGGCAAGGCCCTGCTGCTCCAGGCCATCGAGCAGGCGCGGGAAGAGGATCTGCACGTCAACGCGGCCTGGAACCACTACGAGCTGGGGCAGCTGCTGCACAGCCACCAGGAGACGGCGGAGGCCCGCACCTACTACGAACGCGCCCTGATGGCGTCCCAGCAGTGGTCGATGCGCGACCTGGAACTCCAGGCCTACCAGCAGCTCTCGGAACTCGCGGCCCAGGAAGGGCGGCACGAGGAGGCCTTCAACCTCTACCGCCAGCACCACGATCTGGAACGCGAGATCCACGACCAGACGGCCGCCATGAAGACCCGCTCGATGATGACCCAGCTGGAGGTCGAGCGCGCGAAGTCCGAGGCGCAGATCTACCGCCTCAAGACCATCGAGCTGGCCAGCGCCAACGAGGCCCTGGAGCGGGTGAACGCGGAGAAGAGCAGCCTGGTCAACATGCTCGAGGAGCAGTCCAAGCTGCTGGAACGCCAGCTGTCCGAAGACGGCCTGACGGGCCTGTACAACCGCCGCCACATCGAGGGCCTGCTGCAGCACGAGTTCATGGAGGCGCGGGTGACCCGCCGGCCCGTCAGCGTGGCGATGGCGGACATCGACCACTTCAAGCAGATCAACGATCAGTTCTCGCATCTGGTCGGCGATCAGGTGCTGCGGATGGTGGCGCAGCTGTTCCAGTCGGCGGTGCGGAACATGGATTCCATCGGCCGCTACGGGGGCGAGGAATTCCTGTTCGTCTTCCCCAACACCCTGCTGCCCCAGGCCCAGAACGTCTGCGAGCGGGTGCAGGATCTGGTACGCGCCTACGACTGGTCGCAGATCCACCCGCGCCTGAGCGTGACCCTCTCGATCGGGGTGGCCTGCGAGCCGACCGTGGCCAACCACGAAAAACTGATCTCGGTGGCCGACGAGCAGCTCTACCGCGCCAAGGATCAGGGCCGCAACCAGATCTGTGCAGGCGGCCCTGGCGAGCGCAACCGGGCCATCACCTGA
- a CDS encoding winged helix-turn-helix domain-containing protein: protein MSADLDAQTRATLTAKEDALFDLLNRNPGRLFNRSEILERVWGLDFGGDDRIVDAYVKRIRRKAGEHLIETVRGSGYRRPGAPQQLQALPHYRHLSGDARMILDLGRRILRVNTTDSVLLEVEAALSTTVKLRGVALLTRPDTGGGAVAMPWLVRGAAGSTAVAWSELPPVTSNQPVYEQGWGAQQQTVALLPLAGSDSPWGTLAVVSAPGVVWDTSMYAQLEAVAALVNPALRLNMEIDLRRNAEQELRILNAGLEERVHERTEQLLRAIQQAELLNLLSRQLEQARGVAELLEVGLPVLARLSGYAACAAWFPSTQGPALAAYRQDGTVLAAGMVARPGSGGLPGSGGLSVQCDMQGQTLTIHAFDPEGAAHGSHENTPLLQTAAQSLALNLSRHLHMQAMERTALTDEYTGLGNRQAFLTDLTGEVAYSARHGSGFVLSVIEVGNIRFMNATVGYAGGNDLIVKLARLLHDTGRTEDRAYRLNGATFATLLRIPPELGRRSALAGWQERLRGALREFVKGAPFPVDVLISDVVCPDQARELSEVFRLALDGLMPMSSAPMVDRR, encoded by the coding sequence GTGAGCGCTGACCTCGACGCTCAGACGCGGGCCACCCTGACGGCCAAGGAAGACGCCCTCTTCGATCTCTTGAACCGCAATCCGGGACGGCTCTTCAACCGGAGCGAGATCCTGGAACGCGTCTGGGGCCTGGACTTCGGCGGAGACGACCGGATCGTGGACGCCTACGTGAAACGGATCCGCCGCAAGGCGGGAGAACACCTGATCGAGACCGTGCGCGGCTCGGGCTACCGGCGGCCGGGAGCGCCGCAGCAGTTGCAGGCGCTGCCGCACTACCGCCACCTGTCGGGCGACGCCCGCATGATCCTGGATCTCGGGCGGCGGATTCTGCGCGTCAATACCACCGACAGCGTGCTGCTGGAGGTCGAGGCCGCCCTGTCGACCACCGTCAAGCTGCGGGGGGTGGCCCTGCTGACCCGGCCGGACACCGGGGGCGGGGCGGTGGCGATGCCCTGGCTGGTGCGCGGCGCCGCCGGCTCGACGGCCGTGGCCTGGTCGGAACTGCCGCCGGTCACCAGCAACCAGCCGGTCTACGAACAGGGCTGGGGCGCGCAGCAGCAGACCGTGGCCCTGCTGCCGCTGGCCGGCTCCGATTCCCCCTGGGGGACGCTGGCCGTCGTGAGTGCGCCCGGCGTGGTCTGGGACACCAGCATGTACGCCCAGCTGGAGGCCGTGGCGGCCCTGGTCAATCCCGCCCTGCGGCTGAACATGGAAATCGATCTGCGGCGCAACGCCGAGCAGGAACTCCGTATCCTCAACGCCGGGCTCGAGGAGCGCGTCCACGAGCGCACCGAACAGCTGCTGCGGGCCATCCAGCAGGCGGAACTGCTGAACCTGCTCTCGCGCCAGCTGGAACAGGCGCGCGGCGTCGCGGAGCTGCTGGAGGTCGGCCTGCCGGTGCTGGCCCGGCTCTCGGGCTACGCCGCCTGCGCGGCCTGGTTTCCCTCCACCCAGGGGCCAGCGCTGGCCGCCTACCGCCAGGACGGCACGGTGCTCGCCGCCGGGATGGTGGCGCGGCCCGGCTCCGGCGGCCTGCCCGGCTCGGGTGGACTGAGCGTGCAGTGCGATATGCAGGGCCAGACGCTGACCATCCACGCCTTCGACCCGGAAGGAGCGGCGCACGGCTCGCACGAGAACACCCCGCTGCTCCAGACGGCCGCCCAGTCGCTGGCCCTGAACCTCTCGCGGCACCTGCACATGCAGGCCATGGAACGCACGGCCCTGACCGACGAGTACACCGGGCTGGGCAACCGGCAGGCCTTCCTGACGGATCTGACGGGCGAGGTGGCCTACAGCGCCCGGCACGGCAGCGGCTTCGTGCTCTCGGTCATCGAGGTGGGGAACATCCGCTTCATGAACGCGACCGTGGGCTACGCGGGGGGCAACGATCTGATCGTGAAACTGGCCCGGCTGCTCCACGACACCGGCCGCACCGAGGACCGGGCCTACCGCCTGAACGGCGCGACCTTCGCCACCCTACTGAGGATTCCTCCCGAACTGGGTCGGCGCAGCGCCCTGGCCGGCTGGCAGGAGCGGCTGCGCGGGGCGCTGCGGGAGTTCGTGAAGGGAGCCCCCTTTCCGGTGGACGTGCTGATCTCGGACGTGGTCTGCCCGGATCAGGCGCGCGAGCTCTCGGAGGTCTTCCGCCTGGCGCTGGACGGCCTGATGCCCATGTCGAGCGCGCCCATGGTGGACAGGCGATAG
- a CDS encoding FAD-dependent oxidoreductase, which translates to MTLPYRTLEQSWDVIVAGGGTAGAIAGIAAARAGARVLVVEAQGSLGGTGTNAWVTPLMRNVSSGENLNRGLTDDLKARLHARGDGATDPGGNDNWFNPEGMKFVLEGMLLEAGGEVLYHTHVVGPLMAEGAEGGRQKAEGEGHMTIHSLVIHNKGGLQALRASVFIDATGDADVAALSGVPMTGGDEDGVHQAMSLRFTLAGVDTARLREFLNAHGQWQDSPQFMHFWMVWGKKSSLEGLFRRAVAEGVLLERDGDYFQGFSVPGRPGEISFNCPRIRGDLHDGADPWQLSAAQVDGRQAIDRLTAFCRRYLPGCEAAFIGVVAPMVGIRESRRIVGEYTLTLDDILDCAHFPDSICRNHYPVDIHNVRDGAKLLHEREGTAPYFAADAYHEIPYRCIVPRGIRNLLVPGRAASSTFEAQSSIRVQQNCHTMGEAAGIAAAWAAQAGGSVREVDVAALQGEMRRLGGRV; encoded by the coding sequence ATGACTCTCCCCTACCGAACCCTTGAACAGTCCTGGGACGTGATCGTGGCCGGAGGCGGCACGGCCGGCGCCATCGCGGGCATCGCCGCCGCGCGGGCCGGGGCGCGGGTGCTGGTCGTGGAGGCCCAGGGCAGCCTGGGCGGCACCGGCACCAACGCCTGGGTCACGCCGCTAATGCGCAATGTCTCCAGCGGCGAGAACTTGAACCGGGGCCTGACCGACGACCTCAAGGCCCGCCTGCACGCGCGCGGCGACGGCGCCACGGATCCCGGCGGCAACGACAACTGGTTTAACCCGGAAGGCATGAAGTTCGTGCTGGAGGGGATGCTCCTGGAGGCCGGGGGCGAGGTGCTGTACCACACGCATGTGGTGGGGCCGCTGATGGCGGAGGGCGCAGAAGGCGGAAGGCAGAAGGCAGAAGGCGAAGGGCACATGACCATCCACTCCCTCGTCATCCACAACAAGGGCGGGCTGCAGGCGCTTCGTGCGTCCGTGTTCATCGACGCCACCGGGGACGCCGACGTGGCCGCGCTCTCGGGTGTGCCAATGACCGGCGGCGACGAGGACGGGGTGCATCAGGCCATGAGCCTGCGCTTCACGCTGGCGGGGGTGGACACGGCGCGGCTGCGCGAGTTCCTGAACGCGCACGGGCAGTGGCAGGACAGCCCCCAGTTCATGCACTTCTGGATGGTCTGGGGCAAGAAGAGTTCGCTGGAGGGGCTGTTCCGCCGGGCGGTGGCGGAGGGTGTGCTGCTGGAGCGCGACGGCGACTACTTCCAGGGCTTCTCCGTACCGGGGCGGCCCGGCGAGATCAGCTTCAACTGCCCGCGCATCCGGGGCGACCTGCACGACGGCGCCGACCCCTGGCAGCTCAGCGCCGCGCAGGTGGACGGCCGGCAGGCCATCGACCGCCTGACCGCCTTCTGCCGGAGATACCTGCCAGGCTGCGAGGCCGCCTTCATCGGCGTGGTGGCCCCGATGGTGGGCATCCGCGAATCGCGCCGGATCGTGGGGGAGTACACCCTGACGCTGGACGACATACTCGACTGCGCGCACTTCCCGGACTCCATCTGCCGCAACCACTACCCGGTCGACATCCACAACGTCCGGGACGGCGCCAAACTGCTGCACGAGCGGGAAGGGACGGCGCCCTATTTCGCCGCCGACGCGTACCACGAGATTCCCTACCGCTGCATCGTGCCCCGGGGTATACGGAACCTGCTGGTGCCGGGACGCGCGGCGAGCAGCACCTTCGAGGCGCAGTCGAGCATCCGGGTACAGCAGAACTGCCACACCATGGGCGAGGCGGCGGGCATCGCGGCCGCCTGGGCCGCGCAGGCGGGCGGGTCGGTGCGAGAGGTCGACGTGGCGGCCCTGCAGGGGGAGATGCGGCGGCTGGGCGGACGGGTCTGA
- a CDS encoding carbohydrate ABC transporter permease translates to MADATLPAPALQADPYAVAAAQVKARRKRRDRLVNTLAYTVLVLIALIMLYPFYWTLITSFEPTGNIYEAKLLPSGFSLKNYAEMWRGTTVPFWRLILNSVIICTLGVTLTVTLATLAAYPLAKMRFPGRDLIFYAILALMVLPNEAGLIVNYITVIKLKLLSQTNFAVFDMAKQYLAVVLPGIASIVGLFLLRQAYLSVPLELIEAARIDGASELKIWRRIMLPLAMPTIAAFAIFEFVAYWNSFLWARIMLPDKELMPLSAGLLELSGTFSTNSRAVMAGAVITIIPILIVFAFGQRYFMKGLEGAVKG, encoded by the coding sequence ATGGCTGACGCGACCCTTCCGGCCCCCGCCCTGCAGGCCGACCCCTACGCCGTGGCCGCCGCGCAGGTCAAGGCCCGCCGCAAACGCCGCGACCGGCTGGTCAATACGCTGGCCTACACCGTGCTGGTGCTGATCGCGCTGATCATGCTCTACCCCTTCTACTGGACGCTGATCACGTCCTTCGAGCCCACCGGCAACATCTACGAGGCCAAGCTGCTGCCCAGCGGCTTCAGTCTGAAAAACTATGCCGAGATGTGGCGCGGCACCACGGTGCCCTTCTGGCGGCTGATCCTGAACTCGGTGATCATCTGCACGCTGGGCGTGACCCTGACCGTGACGCTGGCGACCCTGGCGGCCTATCCGCTCGCCAAGATGCGATTTCCGGGGCGCGACCTGATCTTCTACGCCATCCTGGCGCTGATGGTGCTGCCCAACGAGGCCGGATTGATCGTCAACTACATCACCGTGATCAAGCTGAAGCTGCTGTCGCAGACGAATTTCGCGGTGTTCGACATGGCCAAGCAGTATCTCGCGGTGGTGCTGCCGGGCATCGCGTCCATCGTGGGCCTGTTCCTGCTGCGCCAGGCGTACCTGAGCGTGCCGCTGGAACTGATCGAGGCCGCGCGCATCGACGGCGCCTCGGAGCTGAAGATCTGGCGGCGGATCATGCTGCCCCTCGCCATGCCGACCATCGCGGCCTTCGCCATCTTCGAGTTCGTGGCGTACTGGAACTCCTTCCTGTGGGCGCGCATCATGCTGCCCGACAAGGAGCTGATGCCACTCTCGGCCGGTCTGCTGGAGCTGTCGGGCACCTTCTCCACCAACAGCCGCGCGGTCATGGCGGGCGCCGTGATCACGATCATTCCTATCCTGATCGTGTTCGCCTTCGGCCAGCGCTACTTCATGAAGGGGCTGGAGGGGGCGGTGAAGGGGTGA
- a CDS encoding carbohydrate ABC transporter permease, whose amino-acid sequence MTTTPRRRSRREEHRLGGTGAKVTLRNTLIAYAFMIPFLVLLVMFHTWPVFFGTFLAFTKYNIISPPQWVGLDNFRGLLQDEQFWSGLRNSLKYILIVPVIQVISILVALLVNRPLKGIAFFRTAYYVPAITSFAVVGLIWNWMYQQGGPVNAVLSTLGLMTEDRGLLNNPATALLAVMFVTLWKGIGYYMVLYLAGLQNISQELDDAATIDGATRWQVFWNVTIPGLRPTILVCSLLSTISAIKVFEEIYVMTQGGPAGSTYSALFYTYSKAFQDFQYGMAAAAGLIIAVISIFFGLINFRITRGGKIDG is encoded by the coding sequence ATGACCACAACTCCCCGGCGCCGTTCGCGCCGTGAAGAACACCGGCTGGGCGGAACCGGCGCCAAGGTGACCCTCCGCAACACGCTGATCGCCTACGCCTTCATGATCCCGTTTCTCGTGCTGCTGGTGATGTTCCACACCTGGCCGGTGTTCTTCGGCACCTTCCTGGCCTTCACCAAGTACAACATCATCAGCCCGCCGCAGTGGGTGGGGCTGGACAACTTCCGGGGGCTGCTGCAGGACGAGCAGTTCTGGTCGGGCCTGCGAAATTCGCTGAAGTACATCCTGATCGTCCCGGTGATCCAAGTCATCAGCATTCTGGTCGCGCTGCTGGTGAACCGGCCCCTGAAGGGCATCGCCTTTTTCCGCACCGCGTACTACGTGCCGGCCATCACCAGTTTCGCGGTGGTGGGCCTGATCTGGAACTGGATGTACCAGCAGGGCGGCCCCGTCAACGCCGTGCTGAGCACCCTGGGGCTGATGACCGAAGACCGCGGCCTGCTCAACAATCCGGCGACCGCGCTGCTGGCGGTCATGTTCGTCACGCTCTGGAAGGGCATCGGCTACTACATGGTGCTGTACCTGGCGGGCCTGCAGAACATCAGCCAGGAGCTGGACGACGCCGCCACCATCGACGGCGCCACGCGCTGGCAGGTCTTCTGGAACGTGACCATTCCGGGCCTGCGCCCCACGATCCTGGTGTGCTCGCTGCTCTCGACCATCTCGGCGATCAAGGTCTTCGAGGAGATCTACGTGATGACCCAGGGCGGCCCGGCCGGCAGCACCTATTCGGCGCTGTTCTACACCTATTCCAAGGCCTTTCAGGACTTCCAGTACGGCATGGCCGCCGCCGCCGGGCTGATCATCGCGGTCATCTCCATCTTCTTCGGGCTGATCAACTTCCGCATCACGCGTGGGGGGAAAATCGATGGCTGA